One Salvia splendens isolate huo1 chromosome 1, SspV2, whole genome shotgun sequence genomic window, tctaactcgctctaggatggttctattcatgcgctcagcgactccattctgttggggattagatggagatgtcctatgcctcttcatacctttctgcttgcagaaagaatcaaactccccactcagaaactccagcccattatcagttcttaaacacttcaaagaacaccctttctccacctccacttccctacaccactccttgaatttcatgaatgtctctgacttttccttcaagataaacacccataattttctagaaaaatcatcaataatggatagaaagtatctacctccacccaatgaagctggtgtagctgggccccacaagtcactgtgggcatagtctagtggtgaccttgagctgtgaattcctctcccatagggcagtttcttactctttccgagcacacattgctcacacaaacccaactgctcattgggattttccagcttaatcagctccttcttggccaattctttgattccattttctcccaagtgtccgagtctgagatgccacattcttaagtctaataccagattcacagatccagtaaccacacttgcctttagatagtataggcttctctttctctcagccatcataacaacatcaccattcttgacgatgttcataatcccatcagacaatatgcaattatatcctgctgcatccaacactccaatagagatcaaattcctcttaatctctggaataaacctcacatcagtgagtaacctgatggagccatcatgaagtctaagcctgatggacccaactcctctgattctgcatatctggtcatttcctaacaaaactgatccagctgcattcttgatttcctcaaaatgacttctagttggacacatgtggaagctacatccagaatccatgatccatggaagttcttccatgtcctcagtcacacacagagcctccgggaccaccaactcttctgcaatatcagcattgttcttgccattctcttcctcggcctgcttcttcttccaaacccaacaattcttctttatgtggcctggtttcttgcagtgatggcatgatctggtctctttccagtcagctgtcttgtttttccatggcttcttctgtgactttcttttcacattcttcttgtgatcagtaacactcagactctcagacaccatttcagtggactttggattagatttctggatttccttgagctttagagcagagtacacctcttcatatccaatcttggactctctaccaagaagtatagcatccttgaaatgctcataacttggtggcaaggaattcaacaacatcagagccttgtcctcatctttaatctcttcatcaatgttctcaagatcatcgatgcacttcccaaattcttcgagctgttccaacacaccttttccatcagcaatcttgaaagtgagaagtttctgcttcaggtgcagccgatttgccaaagatttggccatgtataatgactccaacttggaccaaactccagccgctgtctcctcctttgaaacttctctgaggactctgtcattgaggttgagtatcaaggtactatatgccttgtactctctgtcttgagcctttgccttctccttttcatcaggcTCGGGCTTCTCCCCCTCATTACTGCCTCCACCATTTAGGGTTTCCCATAAACCCTGTTGCATCAAGATTgctttcatcttcagcctccataggccaaaatcatttcggcctgtgaacttttcaacATCAAACCTTGCTGCAGCCATTATTCAAACAGGTTGAGCGCCTTCTTGAGGACAAAGAAAGAACTCCCAAACTTTGTGCCTTCTCGATCAATTCAGTGGATTGaagttcccacagacggcgccacgttgtgaagaacgaacttatggttgtgatgatcgaaaaggaaattaatgaaatgacaagatgcaaggaagaacacaagcgaattacgtggttcggcgtaagcctacatccacgggcagaatctggtgtgtttctttattgatcactcgagagATTACAAACAcaagagcactcaaaactctcaagaatttacaagatggaaaaatcctcaactcgcccgaaaacttcttgcttcgagagctaaaaacgcacagctgaaagataacacttcctctcttgaattctctctctatcacttttgatttctgttgttgtttttctggaatgaatcgcaacttCCTTAAGTAGTACCGATCAAGAAAAACCGCCGAACAgtttcctttgccgaacagcttcctttgccgaacagcttcctttgccgaacagcttcctttgccgaacagcttccttttgtccgaacaccttttggcgaacaccttttggcgaacaccttttgccgaacaccttttggcgaacaccttttgccgaacaccttctggcgaacaccttttggcgaacagcttccttttgccgaaaacggttataaccgtttccaacggctagtttctgtttcggttcccaacggctatttcctgacttgattcttccaccagctcaatccgatcttgatgagctcaaacactaacatGAATAGACAAACATTGTTTAACCACCTCCAATAACGTCCacctattattttttttattgctatCATAATTTcaccattttatttttgttgtggGATGATTGTAAACAAAGCcaaatttcattatatttccGGCTGATTTTCGAAGTCTCGGAATTAAATGACTGGAATTCAACGTTAGATTTTATTGAACGTTATAACATTCGTTGtccatttcacacacacacacacactgtaATTGGAATGCGTATAGGGCTACAAGGACGGCAAAATCAGTCGTCCAGTCTAAATgtgacaaaaaaaatgaatcaCTATCACAAACTAATTAAGATGATACTACAAGTCTACAAATACAATCAACGTAAACCAAAAGCCAACTATTTGAGCCTAAAACCTAAAAAGGCCCACAAAACTAATTTTTCAATTGTAAAAGAAATGTATAGATACAATAATCAATAGTATGAATTAAATATCATCCACTTGCTAAAGACAGCCATGAACCTCACATTGATTCATGGCCATTGAATTAAGGAGTAACGTAACGTAGCAAAGTCCCCTTTTGTCTGAAACCAAAATCCCATTCAATCCCTACGGTTACCTTCTCTGCAGTTCCTCCTGCGATTGTACGTCAAATAAGCTGTGGAATAGATCCAAAGTGTTTGGCGATATGAGATTGTTTTCTAAATAATTCCTACTGCTATACAAAACTGGGCTCAATTCATGGaaataattattactactattattatccgacgagatattgaacaaaTTCGGATGGATTTGGGGAAGAGCACTTGGATTTGGCGATAAAATCCCGGGAAATTGGACGTTTTTTCGAATAATCGAATCTATCTCGATCTCATCCGCCGTTTTTCTCACGTCGGGCGACTTGGTTCGCTCGATGGAGGCAAAACGGGCGGCCGGGGTGCAGGAGGGTGACGTGGCGTTGGGGCCGGTCAAGCGTTGCACTAGAGACATGAAGTCGTTAGGGTTTGCATGGATGATTTTGGGGGAGACGGTGTAGATTATCACCGGAAGCGGCGGCGCGTGTGGTTTCCggattttgtgggagtctttgcGGACTTTGAGGGGGGCGGGGCGGGGGCCTTGGAGCTCCCTCCTCGGAGACGGAGACCGGCCGGAAAAGAAATTGGGCGTGTCCATGGGTGGGTGGTAAATGTTGGTTGTTTGCTTTGTTTTTTTGGCAATGGCGAAATATGTAAGCTATGTTTGTCAATGCAGTAAGGctattatatatatgtttgaattcaaatataatattttagagTTATTGGCCAGTTGTGTATCGTATAATTTGTATTGTTCTGGGGTTTGAGGATCTGAGTTTGAATTTGTCAAAAGATTTGAAGAGGGAAGAAGCGGTGTTTTCTTTCCGCTGCCtattaattgtctcatttaaaattaatattatgaattttgaaatacgtaaaaaatatataaataaaaaaattagtgcattacaaaaaaaaaacaaggttACTGAAATATATTCCTAACAGTAAAATCCCAAAAATTCGTCAGTATGCTTGTCGAAAAGCCTCTAGTAATTAagtgtaaaaaattttattaGCAAACAACCTGTCAGTGAGCAATATCAGCAATTTCCATTAGTAAACTCCACGTTTTTGTATTTGTGGAATTTGAATCATACTTTTGTATACTCCTTAAATTCCAAGGTGGTTGAGTTgcattttatttcaaattatcTTAAGTAGTTaagtcatatttcattttttagcaaaaaaattattctctctcctacttcattttctctttcattttctcTTATGCTTTATTATCTTTCattctttattctctctatttcaaCTTGTTTAcccatcaatttcttaaatcatgtgtcaaaaaaatatttcaattatcTTTTTAATTGAGACAGataaagtattaattttataaaaatgtacTGTGTTAGAAaattactaattactaaaaatatgtAATAACGATCATTTTAATACGGAGTATGTTAAAATGTGCCATTTAATGATGAATAATACACTTTGATACAGATTCTTGATTGGCTGCTACCACTGCAATGATTACCTAATCAATGACAATGAGCCGTGCTCCGGTGTCTAAATCATGCTTAGTGGATAAATACATGTTctttcttaattattttaatgcCCTACGAGAGTTATTATAGACTTTGTAATCTAATCGATTGAACACTTCCATGTTAGTTTTAATAAATTAGAACAAAATTGGTTAGTCCGATAAATGTATTATGTATACAATATCTTATAGAAATTTAAAAGATAGTACGTGAAATTACTAGACTAAACTTATTTAAtgtttatgaaattaattatttccTCAGCAATAAATATGAGCAAAGATAGAACTATtgcaaataaaatatactccaaacAACATTGgatgttttcttttttactgAAAAATGCAAGGACACTAATTTGATGGGACAATAATAAATCTTCTCAAAAAAAGTCTACACGTAATTCTTAAATAACTATAGATAATTTTTACCGTAGTACAATTAGGAAACGATCAATTCATTGTCAAAACACTAGGCGAATTTGCTAGCacaatatataattaatgtagTCAAAGTTGTTCACTTTGTCTAAAAATGACCTAATTAAGGTGAAGAAAGATAATTAATTCAATTGATCTTGAACTTAATTATGTCTTACAAAGCATTGAAAGGGTCACAGCCAGTAGCGGAGCCAGACGTGTCCAGACATGTAATATTTGGCCTAAAAGACATTTCAGAGTTCTCTTTCTtttgaaatcaaaattaaaattaaaactagtttaattattgaaatttaataaagttgcataaatctTATTTTCATTGTAGCTTCTTGATATTATTctcaaaactaaaataaaactCAACTTACTAACCGTTCATTTATAATCCTCTAAAGACATACGGCCACAATTTTTGTCCCtcggtttttttcttcattttgttGCACATGGCTCTATTTAGCTTATTTGCGCACAAAGGCATGATCTACtatagagggacggagggaatacatGCATATAGAATTTGTATTCAAAAACTT contains:
- the LOC121810948 gene encoding protein MKS1-like; translated protein: MDTPNFFSGRSPSPRRELQGPRPAPLKVRKDSHKIRKPHAPPLPVIIYTVSPKIIHANPNDFMSLVQRLTGPNATSPSCTPAARFASIERTKSPDVRKTADEIEIDSIIRKNVQFPGILSPNPSALPQIHPNLFNISSDNNSSNNYFHELSPVLYSSRNYLENNLISPNTLDLFHSLFDVQSQEELQRR